The genomic DNA GGCCAGCGTCACGCGCTCTGGGGCGAACAGCTCTCGCAGGCGATGCTCAACCACATGCTCCACGCGACCACGATGAACCGCGACGGCGACCCCGCCCGGCTCGACGCCGACGTCGACTTCGGTGCGTTCGACCGTGGCGCCGCGCAGTCGGGCGACCCGGCCGGACCGGCGGAGTCGGCGGCGACCGACGGGGGGACCCCTGGCGACGGGACCACGGAGGGGTCGGGATGGCCATAACCAGCGACGTGCTGGTCGTGGGCGGCGGGCTCGCCGGCGTCACGGCGGCGCTCGCGGCCGCCCGCGAGGGCGTCGACGTGCGGCTCGTCTCGCACAAACAGTCGACGCTGTCGCAGGCCTCGGGGCTCGTCGACGCGCTGGGCTACGTCCCGGCCGTCCGGGCCGACGGCGGGACGGCAGGGGCCAGGGACGACCCAGCGTCCCCCGCGACCGACGACGACCCGACGAGGACCCCGACGGCCGGTCGGACCGGCGTCCGGGACCGCCCGGACCCGGAGGGCCCGCTCGTCGACCCGTTCGACGCCATCGACCGGCTCCCGGCGGGCCATCCCTACCGGCTGGTCGGCGCGGACGCGCTCCGCGAGGGCCTCGCCCTGTTCGACGACGTCGTCGACGGCTACCGGGGTGGGCACACCGACCGGAACGCCCTGGTCCCCACGTTCGGCGGGACCGTGAAGCCGACCGCGCGCTACCCGGCGTCGGTCGCCGCCGGACTCGCCAGCGACGACCGCCCGATGCTGGTGGTCGGCTTCCGCTCGCTCACCGAGTTCGACGCCCGGCAGGTCGCCGCTCGACTCGAAGCGGCGGGGGTGCCGTTCCCCGTCGCAGGGGTCGAGGTCGCCTTCCCGGCCGCCTTCCGCGACGACGCCCGCGTGACCCGGTTCGCCCGGTCGCTGGACCTCGACGAGTCCATCGACGGGACCCCCGCCCGGCGGGCGCTGGCGGCGGCCGTCGAGCCCCACCTCGATGCCGTGGCGGACGGGGCCGCCCGCGTGGGGTTCCCGGCGTTCCTCGGCGACGATGAGGCCCCCGCGGTTCGCGCCGACCTCGCGGGCCACCTCGGCGCCGACGTGTTCGAGGTCCCGATGGGGCCGCCGAGCCTCCCCGGCCTGCGCCTGGCCGACCGGCTGTACGACGCGCTCGACGACGCTGGCGTCCGGTACGAGACTGGGGTCCCGGTCGTGGGCTACGAGGCCACGGACGAGGGCCACGTCGAGGCCCTCCTCGTCGACCGGAAGGGGACGGAGGTCCCGTACGCGGCCGACGCGGTCGTCCTCGCGACCGGCGGGCTGGTCGGGAAGGGCATCGATTCGGACCGCGAGGGCGTCCGCGAGCCCGTCCTGGGCTGTCACGTGCCGCATCCCGAGGAGCGCTACGAGTGGTACGTCGACGACGCGTTCGGTGACCAGCCGTACGCCCGGTTCGGGGTCCACGCGGACGAGCGGCTCCGGCCGCTCGATGCGGATGGCGCGGTGCAGTTCCCCAACGTCCGCGTCGCGGGGGCGACGCTGGGCGGGGCCGACGTGGCCCGCGAGAAATCAGCCAGCGGCGTCTCCCTCGCGACCGGCCTCGCCGCCGGCCGCGACGCGGCGGTGGAGGTGGCACGATGACAGGACCCGACGACACCGACGACTCCGAGGAGCAGCGTGACGACCGACCGGACTCGCCGCCCCGGGACGACCCCGGCTCCGGTCCCGGTGTCCCGCGCCTCGGGCGCGACGAACAGCCCGCCGTCTACGGGCCGGACTACCAGTTCGAGCCGCCCGACGGCCTCGACGAGTCGGTGGTGACGGAGGCCGCGCATCCGACGGCCGACGGGCCCCCCGCGATGACCTCCGGCGCCACGAGGACCGACGGCGGGGCCTCCACGGCCGGTGGGGACCTCGACCCCGCGAACTACGACGCCGTCGACGTGTTCGACACGGGCGACCTGGACCTTCGCGACGGTTCGGACTCGTGCTACAAGTGCAGCACCTGCGACACCTCCTGCCCGGTCGCGGAGGTGGACGACTCCTTCCCGGGGCCGAAGTTCCAGGGGCCCGAGCAGTGGCGGCTCAAGCGCAAGGAGGACGCCGACATCGACCCCTCCATCACCGACTGCTCGAACTGTATGCGCTGTGACTCGGCGTGTCCGTCCTCGGTGCCGCTGTCGCAGATGCACAACGAGGCCCGCGGCGAGTACGTTGAGGAGCAGATGGAGAAGCTCTCGACGGAGTACGTCCGCAACCGCATCCTCTCGAACTACCGCTTCTTCGCCGCCATCGCGAGCAGGACGCCGCGGCTCGCCAACTTCGTCACCGGGCTCTCGGTCACGCAGTGGGCCGGCGAGAAGCTGCTCGGTATCACGGGCGAGCGGGAGTTCCCGGACTTCGCCGAGGAGACGTTCCGCGAGTGGTGGCGCAAGAGGGGCGGCGCGCAGGTCGAGAACCCTGACAGGCGCGTGGCCTACTTCCACGGCTGCTACTCGAACTACAACACGCCCGAGGTGGGCAAGGCGATGGTCCGGGTCTACGAGGCGTTCGGCTACGAGGTCATGGTCCCGCCCCAGAAGTGCTCCGGGACACCGATGTTCGCCAACGGGATGCTGGCCGACGCACGCCGGCACGCCGAGACCAACGTCGAGGAACTCGTCGCCGCCATCGGCGAGGGGGCCGACGTCATCGCCTCCTGCACGTCGTGTTCGCTCTCGCTCCGGCAGGAGTACCCGGAGCTGTTCGACCTCCACGGCATCGAGGACGTGGCCGACCACACGTTCGAGGCGCTGGAGTACCTCCGCATCCACGAGGACCTGGACGGTGCGCTCGCCGACGCCGAACTGGACGGCGAGTCGTTCGCCTACCACGCGCCCTGTCACGCCCGGAACCAGGGGCTCGCCCGGCAGGCCCGCGAGACGTTCGCCGACGTGGACGGGGTCACCGTCGAGGACGTCGGCGACTCCTGCTCGGGCATCTCCGGGACGTACGGCTGGAAGGCGGAGAAGTACGAGACCTCGATGAAGATCGGTGCGGAGATGTTCGAGCACATGGAGGACGCGGAGGGTGACGTGGGGATGACGGAGTGTCCCACCTGCGCGATGCAGATGGCACACGGCACCGGCTACGAGATCCGGCACCCGCTCCAGCTGCTGGAGTCGGCGCTGGTCGAGTGAGTACCCGGTCCCGGCCGGGGACCCCGCTCCTGTCGTCGATAATTCTGTTCAGAAGTGCCGAAATGATGTGATATGCTGGGAGACGCGACGATTTTTGTGTTGTCGGGCCGAAGCGTCACGTATGGCGCACTCACCAGAGCAACCACACAAGTACGTCTGCACCGAGTGTCAGGTCGTCCACGCCGGGACGGTCGTCGAACACACGGATTCGGGCCACGTCTACGAGCCGCCGGGCGAGTGTGGTGCCTGCGGCGGTACCGAGTTCGTCCGCGAGGCGGACTGGCCCCACCGGCACGACTAGCGGTCCCGGTGCCGGCGTGGCGCGGGGCTCCGCCGTCGGTCCGCGGGGTCGCCCGGCCTACCCCGTCGACTTCATCCCGGCGGCGATGCCCTTGACCGTCAGCCGGAGCGCCCGCTCCTCGGCGTCGGTCCGGTCCTCGGTCGCGAGCAGGCGGACCTGCAGGAGGTTGAGCGGATCGACGTACGGGTTCCGGCGGTCGAGGTTCCGTTCGATCCAGGGGCGCGGCGACAGCCCATCCCGGCCGGTGATGTCGAGCAGCAGGTCGACGCAGCGGTCGTACTCGGCCTCGATGCGCGGGAAGAACTCGTCGCGGTGCTCGCCCGCGAGGTCGGCGTACTCGGCGGCGGTCGGCAGGTCGGTGCGGGCCAGCGACAGCGCCGCGTTGTCGAGTGTCGTCCGGAAGAACGGCCACTCCTCGTACAGCTCCTGCAGCGTCCCGAGGTCGCCCCCCTCGTCGAGGTAGGCCTGCAGGCCGGTGCCGAGGCCGTACCAGCCCGGGAGGATGCAGCGGGCCTGGGTCCAGGAGAACACCCACGGGATGGCCCGGAGGTCCTCGACGGCGCGCTCGCCCGAGCGCGAGGCGGGCCGCGACCCCAGGTTGAGGTCCTCGATGACGGGGATGGGCGTCGCACGCTCGAAGTAGGCCACGAAGCCGTCGGTCTCCAGCAGGTCGCGGTACGCCTCGCGGGCGGCGTCGGCGGCGGTCGCGACCGGCTCGTGCCATCGCTCGGGTGTCCCGTGTCCGTCCCCGGTCAGGGCGCGATGGCGTGCCCGGAGCTGGGCGTTCAGCATCTGTTCGAGGTTCCGCCGGGCGATATCCGGGTTGGCGTACTTCTCGGCGATGGCCTCGCCCTGTTCGGTGAACTTGACCTGGCCCGTCACCGTCTCGGTCGGGAGCGCCAGCAGCGCCTCGTTCATGGGGCCGCCGCCCCGCGAGATGGAGCCGCCGCGCCCGTGGAACAGCCGCAACTCGATGTCGTGGTCGTCCGTGATGGTGGCGAGTCGCTTCTGGTTCCGGTGGAGCGACCAGTTGGCCGCGAGGAAGCCGTTCTCCTTGTTGGAGTCCGAGTAGCCCAGCATCACCTCCTGGCGGTCGCCGCGCGCGTCGAGCGCGGCTGCGTACGCCTCGTTCTCGAACAGCGTCCCCATGATGCGCCGGGCCCCCGACAGCGCCGACTCCGTCTCCAGCAGGGGCGCGATGTCCAGTCCGCAGTGTCCCGGCAGGTCGACGACGCCGGCCTGGTCGGCGAGGAACAGCACCTCGAGGACGTGGCTCGGCTCCTCGGTCATGCTGATGCAGTAGGTGTCGATGGCGTCGACGCCGTACTCGCGCTGCCAGTCGGCCAGTCGGTCGAACCGGCGGAGCACCCGCCCGGGCGTCCCCTCGTAGTCGTCGTGGTCGGCGGGGTCGACGACGGGCTCGGACTGCAGGATGGCCTCGGTCAGCGTCTCGACGCGCTCGGCCTCGTCCCGTCCGGCGTAGTCGACGCCGGCGCGGTCGAAGACGGCCGCGACGGTCTCGGTGTGGTTCTTCCGGTGGTCCCGGAGGTCGAGGCTCGCGAGGGTGAACCCGAAGGTGTCGACCTGCCGGACGAGCGGGTCGACGACCGCCGACGCGACCGCCCCGGCGCCGTTCGCACGCAGGCTGGCCGCGATGCTCTCGACATCGGCCAGCAGTTCGTCGGCGTCCCCGTACCCGCCCGGCCGGACATCGCCGACCCGTTCGAGGCGCTCGCGCATCAGCTTCAGCTTCTGCCGGTAGGGTTCGTTCGGGTACCGCTCGCGGGCCGCGCTGGCGACCTCGGGCAGCCGCTCCTCGTCGGCCGCGAGCCGGTCGGCGAACGCGCCGTCGAGGGTCAGCCCGCGGCGGTCCTGGCTGAGGATGCCCGAGAGGCGCTTCAGCTCGTCGCGGTAGCGCGAGAGCACGACCGCGCGCTGGCGGTCCAGCGTCTCCGTGGTCACCTCCGGCGTGACGTGCGGGTTGCCGTCGCGGTCGCTCCCGGCCCACGAGCGGAACTCGAACAGCTTCGGCACGTCCAGCGACGGGTAGTGCTCGGCGAGCGCCCGCTCCAGTTCGTCGTACACCTCGCCGACCACGTCGAACAGCGTGTTCTCCAGGTACCACTGGACGTTGAGCGCCTCGTCGGTCACCTCGGGGCGGCGGTCCCGGATCTGTGGGGTCTGCCAGAGGCTCGTCACCTCGGCCTCCAGCTGCCGGTCGATGCGGTCGCGCTCGCGCCGGGTGAGCCGCTGCTCGTCGAGCGCTTCGATGTGGTCTGCGACGGACCGGAGCTTCGCCTTCACCGTCTTCCGCCGGGCCTCGGTCGGGTGGGCGGTGAACGTCGGCTCGATGAGCACGTCCGAGAGCACCTGCTCGACGGTCGCGGCGTCGACGCCGCGCTCGGCGAATCGCTCGACGGCGCCGGTGATGCTGTCGGCCAGCGAGCCGGACTCGCTCCCCTCGCGGATGGCCCGGACCCGCTCGCGCTCCTCGGCGAGGTTGACCAGCTCGAAGTAGGTGCTGAACGCCCGCGCGACGGTCTCGGCCGTCTCGGGGTCGAGCCCCTCCAGCTCGGCCCGGACCGCCGACCGTGGCTCGGCGTTCTCGCGGCGGTAGGCGATGGCGCTGGTGCGGACGCGCTCGACCGTCGCCAGCGCGTCGGGGGAGGTCTGCTCGGCCAGCACGTCACCGAGGAGCGTGCTCAACTCGCGGACGTCCTGCTCGACGTCCCGTCCGTGCAGTGACATACCACTCCCCTGCGGCCGCTGGGTAATAGAACTGTCGAGGTGATTTACTCGAAATAGAGTTGTGATGTTTGGAGCTACTCCAGCGGCGGCGGTTCCTCCCGGCCGATGACGAGTTCGTACGCTTCGATGTCCTCCAGCGCGGCGACCTGGCCGCCGACGTCGACCAGCCCGTCGTCGGTGTCGAGGGTCAGCGCGGCCGTCCCGCGGTTCGGCCCGAGCGAGACGTCGACGATGGCGCCCGCGGCGGTCCGGCGCTCGCCGGTCTCGACATCGCGCCCCCGGACGGTCGCGAACAGCGCCGCCGGCTCGTCGGGGCCGTCCTCGAGGTCCTCCGCACACCGCCGGATGGAGGCGTAGCGTCGCGGGAACGGCCGGTCCTCGCCGCCCTCGGCCAGCGTCGTCGCGGAGGTCCAGACGACCGTGTTGAGGAAGCCCGACACCAGGAACCCCAGCTCCGAGCGGTTGAAGATGACGCCGTAGCGGCTGTCCCCACTCTGTAGCGCCTCGCGGGTCGTGTAGACGGAGCTGGTCCCGTCGGCGACCGCGACGACCGGGGTCGTGACGCCCCGGCGCGCGCGGGCGGTCGTCGCGACGCGGCCGTAGTCGTACTCGTCGGGGTCGGGCACCTCGCTGGCGGGCGCCAGCAGCAGGTCGATGCTCACCCCGGCATCCCGGCGCTCGACCAGCTCGTCCTCGAACCGGGCCAGCAGGTCCGGCGTCAGCGACAGGACGAGCTCGTACTCCGCGCCGGAGACGACCTCCTCGAGGTACCGGAGGATGGTCTGCCGGGACTTGATGAGCGAGACGGCCTCCGCGTCCCGGGCGGGGGCCCGATACCGCTCGGAGAGCGAGCCGACCAGCGTCGACAGGCTCGTCTGGATGTCGTCGAACGCCTCCTCCGGGTCGACCGCGAGCACCTTGATGGGTCTGGACTCCTGCAGCTCGACGAGCCCGATCTCCGCGAGGCTCCGGACCGTGTCGTACACCCGGGGCTGGGGGATGTCCGTCTTCTCGGCGATCTCCGAGGCCGTCAGCTGGCCGTGCTGGAGGACGGCGAGGTACGCCTCGGTCTCGTACTCGCCGAAGTCGAACGTGGCGGCCACCTCCTCGAGCCCCCGCTGGAGGTCGTCACTGGTCATGATGGTGGTATCGCGAGAGTCGGCTAAAGAGACTGGCCATCTGTGGGCCGCGCCGGCGGCTCCTCCCCGGGAAGCGCGGTTGGTCACTGGACGGGGCGGTCATCTACTCGCTGTTGCCGACGCGGATGGCCTGGATGAGCGAGTAGACCGGGACGCCCTCGACCTCCTCGACGCCCTTCTTGTCGACGAGGACGACGCAGGCGACCGGCTCGCCGCCGCGCTCGCGGATGGCCTCGATGGTCTCGCGCATCGTCGTGCCGCTGGTGATGGTGTCGTCGACGACGTAGCACTCGCGGTCGCGGATGTCGGCGAAGTTCCGGGAGAAGCTCCCCTGCAGCTCCTCGATGTCGCCCTCCTCCCACTGGTGCTTGCGGGGGGCGTACGCCGCGATGTCCGTGTCGAGCTCGCGGGCGACGACGGTCGCCAGCGGCGCGCCGGCCTTCTCGACACCGACGGTGAGGTCGACGTCCTTGCCCTGCTTCGAGAGCAGGTCCGCCATCGCCTGGCTGACGTACGCCAACCGGGCCGAATCGCGACCGACCGCGCTCCAGTCGACGTGGATGTCGTGGGGGCCGCCGGTCGGCTCCGTGGTCGTGGCCGTGGTCGCGCTCCCCCGCTCGACGAGCCAGCTCGCCGTCTCCCGGGAGACGTTCAGCTCGTCCGCGATCTTCCCCTTCGAGAAGCCGCGCTCGGACAGCTCCTGTGCCCCCTCGATGAGGTCGTCAACGTTCTTCATGGGTGTCGAATTCGACCGCTGTCTTGATGACCGTTCCCCCGTCCGCGCCGTCGCTGCCCCCGTCGTCGCCCTCCTCGAACGCGCGCTCGAACTCCCGGTACGGGACCAGGTCGGTGACGTAGTCCTCGAGGAACCCCGCCGGAAGGCCCCGGAGCCGGTCGATGGCCGCCTCGAAGTGGCGCGGGCCGGAGTTGACGCTCCCGACCAGCGCCCGGTTACCCATCACGAGTTCCCGGTGGAGCCGCCCGCCGTCGACCTCGAAGGTCCAGTCGCCCGGGACGCCGAGCAGCGCCGCCACGCCGCCCGGGGCGAGCGCCTCGATGCACTCGAAGGCGTGTCTCGCGTAGCCGGTCGCCTCGTAGACCAGGTCGACGGGTTCGTGGACCGCCGCGAACTCGTCGACGGGCGTCTCCCGGCTGTCGACGTACGTCGCGCCGAGGCTATCGAGGAGCTCGATGGTGGGATGCGGGCGGTCCCGGCGACCCAGGCAGTAGACCTCGGTCGCGTCGTCCAGCATCGCCACCGTCAGCAGCCCGAGCGAACCGTTCCCGAGGACGAGGACGGTGTCGGGGGCCCAGGTGGCCGTCGACCGCGAGGCCGCGGCGAGTTCGAGCGCCTTCTCGGAGATGCTGAGCGGCTCCAGCAGGAACCCCCACTGCGCCAGGTCGTCGGGGACGCGGACCAGGAACTGCGCCGGGCTGGTGAAGTACTCGGCCATGAACCCGTGGGCGCCGTCGATCCCGCGCTCGACGCACGCCTCGGGTGGCGCCATGTCGGCCTCGCCGCGCTCGAAGTACTCGTTGGAGCCGGATGGTGGGGGCCGGCGCACCGTCGGGGCCACCACGTCCCCCGCTGTGAACGCGGTGTCGCCGGGCTCCTCGACGACCCCGACGGCCTCGTGCCCGAGGAC from Haloglomus litoreum includes the following:
- a CDS encoding glucose 1-dehydrogenase gives rise to the protein MHAIGIERGKATPQLLEVPRPEPDEGEALVRTLRVGIDGTDHEVIGGGHGGFPPGEDHLVLGHEAVGVVEEPGDTAFTAGDVVAPTVRRPPPSGSNEYFERGEADMAPPEACVERGIDGAHGFMAEYFTSPAQFLVRVPDDLAQWGFLLEPLSISEKALELAAASRSTATWAPDTVLVLGNGSLGLLTVAMLDDATEVYCLGRRDRPHPTIELLDSLGATYVDSRETPVDEFAAVHEPVDLVYEATGYARHAFECIEALAPGGVAALLGVPGDWTFEVDGGRLHRELVMGNRALVGSVNSGPRHFEAAIDRLRGLPAGFLEDYVTDLVPYREFERAFEEGDDGGSDGADGGTVIKTAVEFDTHEER
- a CDS encoding anaerobic glycerol-3-phosphate dehydrogenase subunit C, whose protein sequence is MTGPDDTDDSEEQRDDRPDSPPRDDPGSGPGVPRLGRDEQPAVYGPDYQFEPPDGLDESVVTEAAHPTADGPPAMTSGATRTDGGASTAGGDLDPANYDAVDVFDTGDLDLRDGSDSCYKCSTCDTSCPVAEVDDSFPGPKFQGPEQWRLKRKEDADIDPSITDCSNCMRCDSACPSSVPLSQMHNEARGEYVEEQMEKLSTEYVRNRILSNYRFFAAIASRTPRLANFVTGLSVTQWAGEKLLGITGEREFPDFAEETFREWWRKRGGAQVENPDRRVAYFHGCYSNYNTPEVGKAMVRVYEAFGYEVMVPPQKCSGTPMFANGMLADARRHAETNVEELVAAIGEGADVIASCTSCSLSLRQEYPELFDLHGIEDVADHTFEALEYLRIHEDLDGALADAELDGESFAYHAPCHARNQGLARQARETFADVDGVTVEDVGDSCSGISGTYGWKAEKYETSMKIGAEMFEHMEDAEGDVGMTECPTCAMQMAHGTGYEIRHPLQLLESALVE
- the trmB gene encoding HTH-type sugar sensing transcriptional regulator TrmB codes for the protein MTSDDLQRGLEEVAATFDFGEYETEAYLAVLQHGQLTASEIAEKTDIPQPRVYDTVRSLAEIGLVELQESRPIKVLAVDPEEAFDDIQTSLSTLVGSLSERYRAPARDAEAVSLIKSRQTILRYLEEVVSGAEYELVLSLTPDLLARFEDELVERRDAGVSIDLLLAPASEVPDPDEYDYGRVATTARARRGVTTPVVAVADGTSSVYTTREALQSGDSRYGVIFNRSELGFLVSGFLNTVVWTSATTLAEGGEDRPFPRRYASIRRCAEDLEDGPDEPAALFATVRGRDVETGERRTAAGAIVDVSLGPNRGTAALTLDTDDGLVDVGGQVAALEDIEAYELVIGREEPPPLE
- the gfcR gene encoding transcriptional regulator GfcR, producing the protein MKNVDDLIEGAQELSERGFSKGKIADELNVSRETASWLVERGSATTATTTEPTGGPHDIHVDWSAVGRDSARLAYVSQAMADLLSKQGKDVDLTVGVEKAGAPLATVVARELDTDIAAYAPRKHQWEEGDIEELQGSFSRNFADIRDRECYVVDDTITSGTTMRETIEAIRERGGEPVACVVLVDKKGVEEVEGVPVYSLIQAIRVGNSE
- the ppc gene encoding phosphoenolpyruvate carboxylase, producing MSLHGRDVEQDVRELSTLLGDVLAEQTSPDALATVERVRTSAIAYRRENAEPRSAVRAELEGLDPETAETVARAFSTYFELVNLAEERERVRAIREGSESGSLADSITGAVERFAERGVDAATVEQVLSDVLIEPTFTAHPTEARRKTVKAKLRSVADHIEALDEQRLTRRERDRIDRQLEAEVTSLWQTPQIRDRRPEVTDEALNVQWYLENTLFDVVGEVYDELERALAEHYPSLDVPKLFEFRSWAGSDRDGNPHVTPEVTTETLDRQRAVVLSRYRDELKRLSGILSQDRRGLTLDGAFADRLAADEERLPEVASAARERYPNEPYRQKLKLMRERLERVGDVRPGGYGDADELLADVESIAASLRANGAGAVASAVVDPLVRQVDTFGFTLASLDLRDHRKNHTETVAAVFDRAGVDYAGRDEAERVETLTEAILQSEPVVDPADHDDYEGTPGRVLRRFDRLADWQREYGVDAIDTYCISMTEEPSHVLEVLFLADQAGVVDLPGHCGLDIAPLLETESALSGARRIMGTLFENEAYAAALDARGDRQEVMLGYSDSNKENGFLAANWSLHRNQKRLATITDDHDIELRLFHGRGGSISRGGGPMNEALLALPTETVTGQVKFTEQGEAIAEKYANPDIARRNLEQMLNAQLRARHRALTGDGHGTPERWHEPVATAADAAREAYRDLLETDGFVAYFERATPIPVIEDLNLGSRPASRSGERAVEDLRAIPWVFSWTQARCILPGWYGLGTGLQAYLDEGGDLGTLQELYEEWPFFRTTLDNAALSLARTDLPTAAEYADLAGEHRDEFFPRIEAEYDRCVDLLLDITGRDGLSPRPWIERNLDRRNPYVDPLNLLQVRLLATEDRTDAEERALRLTVKGIAAGMKSTG
- the glpB gene encoding glycerol-3-phosphate dehydrogenase subunit GlpB, whose protein sequence is MAITSDVLVVGGGLAGVTAALAAAREGVDVRLVSHKQSTLSQASGLVDALGYVPAVRADGGTAGARDDPASPATDDDPTRTPTAGRTGVRDRPDPEGPLVDPFDAIDRLPAGHPYRLVGADALREGLALFDDVVDGYRGGHTDRNALVPTFGGTVKPTARYPASVAAGLASDDRPMLVVGFRSLTEFDARQVAARLEAAGVPFPVAGVEVAFPAAFRDDARVTRFARSLDLDESIDGTPARRALAAAVEPHLDAVADGAARVGFPAFLGDDEAPAVRADLAGHLGADVFEVPMGPPSLPGLRLADRLYDALDDAGVRYETGVPVVGYEATDEGHVEALLVDRKGTEVPYAADAVVLATGGLVGKGIDSDREGVREPVLGCHVPHPEERYEWYVDDAFGDQPYARFGVHADERLRPLDADGAVQFPNVRVAGATLGGADVAREKSASGVSLATGLAAGRDAAVEVAR